A region from the Candidatus Zixiibacteriota bacterium genome encodes:
- a CDS encoding homocysteine S-methyltransferase family protein, which produces MTDLLQRIDSGEILITDGAMGTMLFERGLESGQCPERLNLDRIDILEDIAKSYLKAGADIVQTNTFGGSPLKLALYSLDARTEEINRNAVRAVRNAVGHAAYVSASCGPCGMLLLPYGDAAPDDVLLGFERQLEAITAEGVDMICIETMIDLGEATLAIKAAKRIAPSIPIAATMTFDSTPKGFFTIMGVSIQQAVDGLTEAGADILGSNCGNGIENMVKIAVEYRRRTELPLIIQSNAGLPEMQDGKLIYRESPEFMAENCRLLIDAGVSIIGGCCGTTPAHISAFRRVVDSLRS; this is translated from the coding sequence ATGACTGATTTGCTACAGCGGATAGACAGCGGTGAAATCCTCATCACTGACGGCGCCATGGGAACGATGCTCTTCGAGCGAGGTCTCGAGAGCGGACAGTGCCCGGAAAGACTGAATTTGGATCGGATCGATATTCTCGAAGACATCGCGAAATCATATCTGAAGGCGGGCGCAGACATCGTCCAGACTAATACGTTTGGCGGTTCGCCATTGAAGCTTGCGCTCTATTCTCTGGATGCCCGAACAGAAGAGATTAACCGAAATGCGGTGCGCGCAGTGCGCAATGCGGTTGGCCATGCGGCATATGTTTCTGCCTCCTGTGGTCCCTGTGGAATGTTGTTGCTGCCGTACGGCGATGCTGCGCCTGACGATGTACTGCTGGGATTCGAGAGGCAACTCGAAGCAATCACTGCCGAGGGCGTCGATATGATATGTATCGAGACTATGATTGATCTTGGTGAGGCTACTCTCGCTATCAAAGCGGCAAAGAGGATCGCACCTTCGATTCCGATAGCAGCTACCATGACGTTCGATTCGACGCCAAAGGGATTCTTTACAATCATGGGCGTATCGATCCAACAAGCGGTGGATGGATTGACCGAGGCCGGCGCAGACATCCTCGGATCGAATTGTGGCAACGGCATAGAGAACATGGTGAAGATCGCTGTGGAGTACCGCAGGCGTACAGAACTTCCATTAATAATCCAATCGAACGCCGGACTGCCTGAGATGCAGGATGGAAAGCTCATTTATCGCGAATCCCCCGAATTCATGGCAGAGAATTGCAGGCTTCTGATAGATGCCGGGGTGTCGATAATCGGCGGTTGCTGCGGAACGACTCCAGCGCACATTTCGGCATTCAGGCGTGTTGTCGATAGCCTGCGAAGTTAG
- a CDS encoding trimethylamine methyltransferase family protein has product MRPTVRFLSDRLIEKIIDEARHLICHLGVEVHNDSVVSLLADHGARIDKNKGRVYYTQEIIDRSLATAPDSIKLYDSIGDEAVDLSGFNVNFTPGSAAINILDNDSIAARKPTAADYVRFTKLMCQMKHIASQATAMIPCDVHEMISDSYRLFLSLMFCEKPVVTGAFTIEAFEIMKNLQLAVRGSEEALAAKPLTLFSCCPTSPLKWSNVTSQNVVDCAKYSIPVEFISMPLSGFMAPVTLVGSLVQHTAETLSGIAISQLTRPGTPILYGGSPAIFDVRYETTPMGAVGTMMMDCAYNEVGKHLGLPTQAYIGLSDAKLLDAQAGLETSMGATLAALAGINNVSGPGMLDFESCFSLEKLVLDNEICGMTLRMAKGIEPKEDFPAMPRFEEMIKEGHLLISDHTRRYLRDEVYFPGPSIDRANRSRWQEEGSLTLGDRAHQEVERAITSWAGIRLPDDIKNEMTKLMEAEARRYGMERLPAVE; this is encoded by the coding sequence GTGAGGCCAACTGTCCGGTTTCTCTCCGATAGACTAATCGAAAAAATCATCGATGAGGCTCGACACCTGATCTGTCACCTCGGCGTCGAAGTACATAACGATAGCGTGGTCTCTCTGCTCGCAGATCATGGTGCAAGAATCGACAAGAACAAAGGTCGCGTGTATTACACTCAGGAGATCATCGACAGGTCTCTTGCGACTGCTCCTGATTCGATCAAGCTCTACGATTCAATCGGCGACGAGGCGGTTGATTTATCCGGTTTCAATGTGAACTTCACTCCCGGTTCGGCAGCCATTAACATTCTTGACAATGACTCAATCGCGGCTCGCAAACCGACTGCGGCGGACTATGTTAGATTTACTAAGTTAATGTGTCAGATGAAGCATATTGCGTCCCAGGCGACAGCTATGATTCCGTGCGATGTACATGAAATGATCTCAGACAGCTATCGTCTCTTTCTGAGCCTAATGTTCTGCGAGAAGCCTGTTGTGACTGGTGCATTCACAATCGAGGCATTCGAGATAATGAAAAACCTGCAGCTCGCTGTGCGGGGATCTGAGGAGGCGCTTGCGGCTAAACCTCTGACGCTGTTCTCATGCTGTCCGACTTCTCCGCTAAAATGGAGCAATGTCACATCGCAGAATGTTGTCGACTGCGCAAAGTATTCGATTCCGGTCGAGTTTATTTCCATGCCGCTTTCGGGTTTCATGGCGCCGGTGACGCTTGTCGGATCGCTTGTTCAGCATACGGCCGAGACGTTGAGCGGGATTGCAATCAGCCAATTAACCCGACCGGGGACTCCGATTCTATATGGTGGGTCGCCGGCGATTTTTGATGTACGGTACGAGACTACTCCCATGGGAGCTGTCGGCACGATGATGATGGATTGTGCCTACAATGAGGTAGGCAAGCATCTCGGTCTGCCGACCCAGGCATACATCGGGCTGAGCGACGCGAAACTTCTGGATGCGCAGGCAGGCCTCGAGACTTCGATGGGTGCGACTCTTGCGGCGCTGGCCGGAATCAACAATGTCTCCGGTCCCGGTATGCTCGATTTCGAAAGCTGTTTCAGTCTGGAGAAGCTCGTTCTGGACAACGAAATCTGTGGGATGACTCTGCGGATGGCTAAAGGCATCGAACCGAAGGAGGACTTCCCGGCGATGCCGAGGTTCGAGGAGATGATCAAGGAGGGGCATTTGCTGATTTCCGATCACACTCGCCGCTATCTCAGAGATGAAGTCTATTTTCCGGGACCATCGATAGACCGCGCTAACAGGTCGAGATGGCAAGAGGAGGGGAGTCTTACTCTCGGCGATCGAGCCCATCAAGAAGTCGAGCGCGCCATCACTTCGTGGGCAGGTATCCGACTCCCCGATGACATCAAGAACGAGATGACGAAACTGATGGAAGCCGAAGCCCGCCGCTATGGGATGGAAAGGCTGCCTGCAGTAGAATGA
- a CDS encoding corrinoid protein gives METLTQLSESLQRGETENVAELTDRAIAEGLAPQTILDDGLIAAMAVIGEKFRVHEIFLPDVLLAARAMYAGMDKLKPLLIKEGVPTIGKVVMGSVQGDLHDIGKNIVSIMLKGAGFEVVDLGNDVSPEKFIESADREGARIIGLSALLTTTMPVMKKVVDLVKESGMSDRLKVIIGGAPVSADYAREIGADAYCFDGMSAVDCVKKHLGVGRHD, from the coding sequence ATGGAAACTTTGACTCAACTTTCCGAGAGTTTGCAGCGTGGTGAAACCGAAAATGTCGCTGAGTTGACGGATCGCGCAATCGCCGAGGGGCTTGCTCCTCAGACGATACTCGACGATGGTCTGATAGCGGCCATGGCGGTAATAGGGGAGAAGTTCAGGGTTCATGAAATATTCCTTCCCGATGTGCTTCTCGCTGCACGGGCGATGTACGCCGGAATGGACAAGTTGAAGCCGTTGCTTATCAAGGAGGGCGTGCCAACGATCGGGAAGGTAGTCATGGGTTCGGTGCAGGGGGATCTTCACGATATCGGCAAGAATATAGTCAGCATAATGCTCAAGGGCGCTGGGTTTGAGGTGGTCGATCTCGGCAACGATGTTTCGCCGGAGAAGTTCATTGAATCGGCCGATAGAGAAGGCGCGAGGATCATCGGTTTGTCCGCGCTGCTGACGACTACGATGCCTGTTATGAAGAAAGTGGTCGACCTCGTGAAAGAGAGCGGAATGTCCGACAGGCTAAAAGTCATCATCGGCGGAGCTCCGGTCTCTGCCGATTACGCCAGAGAGATCGGAGCCGATGCCTACTGTTTTGATGGCATGAGTGCGGTCGATTGTGTGAAAAAGCATTTGGGTGTTGGTCGACATGACTGA
- the sucB gene encoding dihydrolipoyllysine-residue succinyltransferase, giving the protein MIIELKVPSPGESITEVEVVKWMKADGEYVYKDELLCEIESEKVTLALHAEESGKLKILVGANSTVAVGTVACTIDTDAKPDPSSAPVSKEPVVESQVVSQPEVKADDEEKPVRMARPVATTPTEATPADIRPIRREKMTQLRQKVSQRLVAVKNRTAMLTTFNEVDMTRVKRIRAEYRERFEQQHGVRLGFMSFFAKAVCEAIRDFPAVNAMIDGGEIIFHDYVDIGIAVSAKKGLMVPIIRDAHRMTFAEIEKAIIDLSTKARESKLTMDELTGGTFTITNGGVFGSMLSTPILNPPQSAILGMHTIQDRPVAIDGQVVIRPMMYLALSYDHRIIDGMESVSFLKRIKEMLEDPVRMLLNVTPDNR; this is encoded by the coding sequence ATGATAATTGAGTTGAAGGTACCGTCGCCGGGTGAATCGATCACGGAAGTCGAAGTCGTCAAATGGATGAAGGCGGATGGCGAGTATGTCTACAAGGACGAGCTGCTGTGCGAGATCGAATCCGAGAAAGTGACTCTCGCGTTGCATGCGGAGGAATCCGGCAAACTGAAAATCCTGGTCGGAGCAAACTCGACTGTTGCTGTCGGTACGGTTGCGTGTACGATAGACACCGATGCGAAGCCTGACCCATCAAGCGCGCCAGTGTCGAAAGAGCCAGTGGTCGAGAGTCAGGTGGTGTCTCAGCCCGAAGTGAAGGCGGACGATGAGGAGAAGCCAGTCCGGATGGCCAGACCTGTCGCGACTACTCCCACAGAAGCTACACCGGCGGATATCAGGCCTATCAGACGCGAGAAGATGACGCAGCTCCGTCAGAAGGTCTCTCAGAGGCTGGTTGCCGTCAAGAACCGGACGGCGATGTTGACGACTTTTAATGAAGTAGATATGACCCGGGTCAAAAGAATCAGGGCGGAGTATCGTGAGCGATTCGAGCAGCAGCACGGTGTGAGGCTTGGGTTCATGTCATTCTTTGCGAAGGCCGTCTGTGAAGCGATCAGAGATTTCCCGGCGGTCAATGCGATGATCGATGGTGGCGAGATAATCTTTCATGATTATGTCGACATCGGAATTGCTGTGAGTGCCAAAAAGGGACTGATGGTACCGATCATAAGAGACGCTCATCGGATGACGTTCGCGGAGATCGAGAAGGCGATCATTGATCTTTCCACCAAAGCTCGTGAGAGTAAATTGACCATGGACGAATTGACCGGGGGCACATTCACAATAACCAACGGTGGTGTGTTTGGATCGATGCTGTCGACGCCCATATTGAACCCGCCGCAGAGCGCGATTCTCGGTATGCATACGATACAGGATCGACCCGTGGCCATTGATGGTCAGGTTGTAATCCGTCCTATGATGTATCTGGCGCTTTCGTATGATCATCGGATCATAGACGGCATGGAGTCGGTCAGTTTCCTGAAACGAATCAAAGAGATGCTCGAAGATCCGGTTAGGATGCTGCTGAATGTCACCCCAGACAATCGATGA
- a CDS encoding DUF72 domain-containing protein has translation MNSQIDRIVDLSRIRFGTSSFSSKDWVGPFYKPGTSASDFLRQYSNELDTVEIDSTYYSIPSEDAVKGWIEKIPEKFVLSAKLQSRSSEQCHQVIVAEQKESEKGLHVA, from the coding sequence ATGAACTCGCAGATTGACAGAATAGTTGACTTGTCGCGGATTAGATTCGGCACGTCCTCATTCTCATCCAAAGACTGGGTTGGACCTTTCTATAAACCGGGGACGTCGGCGTCGGACTTTCTGAGGCAATATTCGAATGAACTTGATACGGTCGAAATCGATTCGACATACTATTCGATACCATCTGAGGATGCTGTGAAAGGCTGGATCGAAAAGATACCGGAGAAATTTGTTTTGTCCGCGAAGTTGCAGAGCAGGTCTTCTGAACAATGCCATCAAGTAATTGTTGCAGAACAGAAGGAATCGGAGAAAGGACTCCATGTGGCTTGA